The Thermoplasmata archaeon genomic sequence TCGGGGAGATCGGCCGCGTGCTCGGGATGTCCCACGCCACCGTGCGCTGGCACGAGCGCGACCTTCTGGAGAGCGGCTACATCGAATCCGACGGGACGCGGGCGTTCCCTCGCGGGCTCATCGATCCCGTGGACGCCGCCCTGTTCGGGTTGCTCGCGGCCCCGGGTCGCTCGGCCGTTCTCCTGGCCTGCTACGGCGAGCCGGGCATCTCCCTCCTCGAACTTGCCACGGCCGTGGGCCTGTCGCGGCAGAGCGCGAGCAAGATCACGTCCGAGCTCAGCGACCTGGGGCTCGTGACCCTGGTGGAGGACGGGCGCTTCCGTCGGCACTATCCCACGGACCTCCTCGGCCACAAGCGGACGGCGAATCGCCCGCGCGCCAAGGCGTTCGCGGAGGCCTTCCTGCGTCGCCTGGCGGACGAGCGCCTCTCCCCGGAGCTCCTCCGGTCCGAGGACTCCGGACTCGTCGTCCGTTTCGGATCGACGACCCAGCGGATCGTCCTCGACGTTCCCCTGGACCCCTACGTGACCGCGTGGAAGTCCGAGCGTTGAGCGAGACATGGTAACGGATTGGATATTCACGCTGATACGCACGATATAACCCCCTTTATCCGGGACGCACAACGGCCTTCCCGAATATGGACGAGAGCTACCTCGAGTGGCTACGAGTTCTCCCCGGTTTCTCCGCGGAGAAGGCTCGGCGGGTCGCGGACCTCTTCCCGACCTTCGAGCATCTCCGCGCGGCCACCCCCCAGGAGCTCGCGTCCGTGGAGGGCCTCACGCCCCACGATCTCGAGGCCCTCCACCGTCTGGTTCACGATTCCCGCGGACGGGACGAGGACGGCCATCTCTTCCTGTGCCCGGAATGCGGATCCTTCGCAGGGCCCGCGTCCACGGAGTGCCCCTTCTGCGGCGTCTCCTTCGGGGAGGCGAGCGAGGAGGCGTCCGTCCACGAGATTGACCGCTTCCTGAAGGACGAGCAGGCCCCGCCGCGCCTCTGCGCGGACTGCGGCGCGGTCATGGCGGGCGACGCCCGCCGCTGCGAGGTCTGCGGCCGTGAGTACACGCGCCTCCAGGCGGCCATCCTCCCCGGGCTCTCCGTCCCTCCCGAGGACCCCACCCGCTTCTGTCCCCAGTGCGGGGCCTACCAGGAGGACGTCGCGCTTGAGTGCACGATCTGCGGCCACAACCGCAACCGGACCCCCGAGGTCGCCGCGAACGGCCACAACGGGAAGGGTCTCGCGGAAGGCTTCCTGAGCCGCTGGCAGCGCGTCGCGGAGGCGGCCCCACGGACCGAGATGGACCGTCTGAACGACGAGCTCGAGGAGTACGAGAAGCTCCTGGAGGCGGACCCCAGCTTGGAGAAGGTCTGGGCGAAGCGCGGGCGCGTCCTCGCCAAGGTGGGCCGCGCGGTCGATGCGGCGGAGAGCCTGGCCAAGGCCGCGGAACTCGACCCCGCCAAGGACGAGGAGTACCGCCTCGAGGTTCTGGACATCCTGAAGTCGAAGGGCGACCTCTCCCTCCTCCCGACCCGGTGGGGCCAGGTCCGAGCCGCCGCCGCCCCGTCCGCGGAGGGCGAGCGCCTGCTGGACGCCCTACGCCACTACGACGCCCTCCTGGAGCACGATCCCGAGCTCGTGGTCGCGTGGCGCACGAAGGGCGAAATCCTCGAGCGGATCGGCCGCGTCGAGGAGGCCCGCGCCTGCTTCGAGCGGGCCGATGCCCTCGAGCGGCGCGAGGACGAGTTGCTCAAGGCGCAGGTCGTGGGCCTCCGGGCCCCGGGCCTCGTTTCGTCCTCGGCTTCCCTGACGGGTCGCACGAACGGCC encodes the following:
- a CDS encoding MarR family transcriptional regulator, with protein sequence MGRGLGRALQSVLAQEGPGEDLEVEGPSLANARRRQLFRYLCLRPCARVGEIGRVLGMSHATVRWHERDLLESGYIESDGTRAFPRGLIDPVDAALFGLLAAPGRSAVLLACYGEPGISLLELATAVGLSRQSASKITSELSDLGLVTLVEDGRFRRHYPTDLLGHKRTANRPRAKAFAEAFLRRLADERLSPELLRSEDSGLVVRFGSTTQRIVLDVPLDPYVTAWKSER